The Cellulomonas sp. P24 genome contains a region encoding:
- a CDS encoding (Fe-S)-binding protein translates to MDTLQLVCLAVVVVATLVGVAVFARGAAAIVRTVRIGRPAPDRTRPVARRAWLVVREMVGHGRFQHRPVVRASHWVVMVSFPVLFLTLVSGYGQVVDPTYSLPVIGHLPPVEWVIEAFAWAGLLGILALIAIRVRTSRRSPGRTSRFFGSDAAAAYFVEVTVLVVVLAVLVLRGLEYALAAQSVATVHLASAWHFPLTSWYGSAWAGASASVLDAATVVTATVKILVSMSWFVVVGRQPTMGVAWHRFLAVVNVYARRELSGRPALGPLQPLRVGGSDVDVATLEDLPDDARLGVGAIEEFTWKGLLDFSTCTECGRCQDQCPAWATGKPLSPKLLTLALRDHAAATAPYLQAARTAAAGAATTVGADGTRPAAAEPNPYAGVDLLASGVIDADALWACTTCGACVQQCPVDIEHVDTIMDLRRYQVLMESAFPKELGGMFTKLERQGNPWGMASRARLDWAKGLEFDVPVVGADVDSAAEVDYLFWVGCAGAYEDRAKKTTRAVAELLHTAGVSFAVLGDGESCTGDPARRAGNELLFQMLASANVETLNEVGARKIVVTCAHCFNTIAREYPQLGGRYDVVHHTELLDELVTAGRLVPVADPGPEASVSSVTYHDPCYLGRHNEIYTPPRELLGALPGVALAEMPRNRDRSFCCGAGGARVWMEESIGTRISTDRAGEAIATGADVIATACPFCSVMLSDGVAAHAGDASPAGESPARLPQVVDVATLLLDRVRASSPD, encoded by the coding sequence GTGGACACCCTCCAGCTGGTCTGCCTGGCCGTCGTCGTGGTCGCGACCCTCGTCGGGGTCGCGGTGTTCGCGCGCGGTGCGGCGGCGATCGTCCGGACCGTGCGGATCGGTCGACCCGCGCCTGATCGCACGCGGCCGGTCGCGCGCCGGGCATGGCTCGTTGTCCGGGAGATGGTGGGGCACGGGCGGTTCCAGCACAGGCCCGTGGTGCGGGCGTCGCACTGGGTCGTGATGGTGTCCTTCCCGGTGCTGTTCCTCACGCTCGTGAGCGGGTACGGGCAGGTCGTCGACCCGACGTACTCGCTGCCGGTGATCGGGCACCTTCCGCCCGTCGAGTGGGTGATCGAGGCGTTCGCGTGGGCGGGGCTGCTCGGCATCCTGGCGCTCATCGCGATCCGGGTGCGCACGTCGCGCCGGTCGCCGGGGCGCACGTCGCGGTTCTTCGGGTCCGACGCCGCGGCCGCGTACTTCGTCGAGGTGACGGTGCTGGTCGTCGTCCTCGCGGTGCTCGTGCTGCGCGGGCTGGAGTACGCGCTCGCGGCCCAGTCGGTCGCGACCGTCCACCTCGCGTCGGCGTGGCACTTCCCGCTGACCTCCTGGTACGGATCGGCATGGGCGGGTGCGTCCGCGTCGGTCCTGGACGCGGCGACGGTCGTGACCGCCACCGTCAAGATCCTGGTGTCGATGAGCTGGTTCGTCGTGGTCGGGCGCCAGCCGACGATGGGCGTCGCCTGGCACCGGTTCCTCGCGGTCGTCAACGTCTACGCACGGCGCGAGCTCAGCGGCCGCCCGGCGCTCGGCCCCCTGCAGCCGCTCCGGGTCGGTGGCTCGGACGTCGACGTCGCGACGCTCGAGGACCTGCCGGACGACGCCCGCCTCGGGGTCGGGGCGATCGAGGAGTTCACCTGGAAGGGCCTGCTGGACTTCTCGACCTGCACCGAGTGCGGCCGCTGCCAGGACCAGTGCCCGGCGTGGGCGACCGGCAAGCCGCTCTCCCCGAAGCTCCTGACGCTGGCGCTGCGCGACCACGCCGCGGCCACCGCACCGTACCTGCAGGCCGCGCGCACGGCTGCCGCCGGCGCCGCCACGACGGTCGGCGCGGATGGAACCCGTCCGGCCGCGGCGGAGCCGAACCCCTACGCGGGCGTCGACCTCCTCGCGAGCGGCGTGATCGACGCCGACGCGCTGTGGGCCTGCACGACGTGCGGCGCCTGCGTCCAGCAGTGCCCTGTCGACATCGAGCACGTGGACACGATCATGGACCTGCGCCGCTACCAGGTGCTGATGGAGTCGGCGTTCCCGAAGGAGCTCGGCGGCATGTTCACCAAGCTCGAGCGTCAGGGCAACCCGTGGGGCATGGCATCGCGCGCCCGGCTTGACTGGGCCAAGGGCCTGGAGTTCGACGTACCCGTCGTCGGGGCCGACGTGGACTCGGCGGCCGAGGTCGACTACCTGTTCTGGGTCGGCTGCGCAGGTGCCTACGAGGATCGCGCGAAGAAGACGACCCGGGCCGTCGCCGAGCTGCTGCACACCGCCGGGGTCTCGTTCGCGGTGCTCGGCGACGGGGAGTCGTGCACCGGCGACCCGGCGCGGCGGGCCGGCAACGAGCTGCTGTTCCAGATGCTCGCCTCGGCCAACGTCGAGACGCTCAACGAGGTCGGCGCCCGCAAGATCGTCGTCACGTGCGCGCACTGCTTCAACACGATCGCGCGGGAGTACCCGCAGCTCGGTGGCCGGTACGACGTCGTCCACCACACCGAGCTTCTCGACGAGCTGGTCACGGCAGGACGGCTCGTGCCGGTGGCGGATCCCGGCCCGGAGGCATCGGTGTCCTCGGTGACGTACCACGACCCGTGCTACCTGGGCCGCCACAACGAGATCTACACGCCGCCGCGGGAGCTGCTCGGCGCACTGCCCGGCGTCGCGCTCGCGGAGATGCCGCGAAACCGCGACCGCTCGTTCTGCTGCGGCGCGGGCGGCGCGCGCGTCTGGATGGAGGAGTCCATCGGCACGCGCATCAGCACGGACCGCGCCGGGGAGGCGATCGCGACCGGCGCCGACGTGATCGCGACCGCGTGCCCGTTCTGCTCGGTCATGCTCTCGGACGGTGTCGCCGCGCACGCCGGCGACGCCTCGCCCGCCGGGGAGTCACCCGCCCGCCTCCCGCAGGTCGTGGACGTCGCCACACTGCTGCTCGACCGGGTCCGAGCGAGTTCGCCCGACTGA
- a CDS encoding C40 family peptidase has protein sequence MATVGRRTAVVAASSGLVVSMFASPAAAAPSGEAASASVPSVDTAALTGAARAVLETSPVVSVADSTQWSFDVPEVTAVAPPVKQRTVRTVSRSSVRTVNAPIPQSASGNAVLEIAARYVGVPYRWGGTTPAGFDCSGFTQYVYAQLGIHLPRTSESQKYAGIVVARADARPGDLIWTPDHVAIYAGGNLQIDEPRTGGSAQFRSIWQSNPVFIRVI, from the coding sequence ATGGCGACGGTCGGACGTCGAACCGCCGTGGTCGCCGCCTCGTCGGGACTCGTGGTCTCGATGTTCGCATCGCCCGCCGCCGCAGCCCCGTCGGGCGAGGCCGCATCGGCCTCGGTCCCGTCGGTCGACACCGCCGCACTGACCGGCGCCGCGCGAGCGGTCCTGGAGACGTCCCCGGTCGTCTCGGTCGCCGACTCGACCCAGTGGTCGTTCGACGTCCCCGAGGTCACGGCCGTCGCGCCCCCCGTCAAGCAGCGCACGGTGCGGACCGTCTCGCGGTCGAGCGTGCGCACCGTCAACGCCCCGATCCCGCAGTCGGCGTCGGGCAACGCGGTGCTCGAGATCGCGGCCCGCTACGTCGGCGTCCCCTACCGCTGGGGTGGCACCACGCCGGCCGGCTTCGACTGCTCCGGCTTCACCCAGTACGTCTACGCGCAGCTCGGGATCCACCTCCCGCGCACATCCGAATCGCAAAAGTATGCCGGCATCGTCGTCGCGCGCGCCGACGCACGACCGGGCGACCTGATCTGGACGCCGGACCACGTGGCGATCTACGCCGGCGGGAACCTGCAGATCGACGAACCTCGAACCGGCGGCAGTGCCCAGTTCCGGAGCATCTGGCAGAGCAACCCGGTCTTCATCCGGGTGATCTGA
- a CDS encoding multicopper oxidase family protein, with translation MPLSPRPSDLRPAATLGRRRFLQLGAAGIVVVGAGAFAGSRIFAPPDLIGSRSGAVIAAEAARRTTGNVVRRELRAAPATIDLAGRTVHTWAYNDTVPGPEIRVQAGDELRVRLVNDLPAPTSVHWHGIALRNDMDGVPGLTQAAVAPAGSFEYAFIASHPGTYWFHPHVGVQLDTGLQGALIVEDPAEAGTYDEEVVLVLDDWTDGWGDSPDAILARMTRDGMTGGAPMAGMSMGSTDGGGMSMAQTMPSGDHPLGTDTGDVVYPAHLINGRPPQDPFVISTAPGRRIRLRLINAGSDTAYRFAIGGHRLTVTHADGYSVVPIQVDTLIVGMGERYDVVVTAGDGAFPVVAVAEGKATAAGSAVLRTASGAVPPADARPTELSGRLLAYSDLAPTDASAMAPRTPDRTLELALQMVDGGRKWFINGAGYGNHRPLDIRAGERVRLLMRNESMMFHPMHIHGHTFALIGATGPGIRKDTVNVLPMQTVAVDLQADNPGQWAVHCHNTYHAELGMMSVLSYLA, from the coding sequence ATGCCCTTGTCCCCGCGCCCGTCCGATCTCCGACCGGCGGCGACCCTCGGTCGTCGCCGCTTCCTACAGCTCGGCGCAGCCGGCATCGTCGTGGTGGGTGCCGGTGCCTTCGCCGGCAGCAGGATCTTCGCCCCACCCGACCTGATCGGCTCACGCTCAGGTGCGGTCATTGCCGCCGAAGCAGCCCGGCGCACGACGGGAAACGTCGTTCGCCGAGAGCTGCGTGCCGCACCCGCGACCATCGACCTCGCGGGAAGGACCGTGCACACGTGGGCGTACAACGACACCGTGCCGGGACCTGAGATCCGTGTGCAGGCCGGCGACGAGCTGCGGGTCCGCCTGGTCAACGACCTGCCCGCGCCGACGAGCGTCCACTGGCACGGCATCGCCCTGCGCAACGACATGGACGGTGTCCCTGGCCTGACCCAAGCCGCGGTCGCACCCGCAGGATCCTTCGAGTACGCGTTCATCGCTTCCCACCCGGGCACCTACTGGTTCCACCCCCATGTCGGCGTCCAGCTCGACACGGGTCTGCAGGGAGCTCTCATCGTCGAAGACCCCGCCGAGGCAGGCACCTACGACGAGGAGGTCGTCCTCGTGCTGGACGACTGGACCGACGGCTGGGGCGACTCCCCGGACGCGATCCTTGCGCGCATGACGCGTGATGGCATGACCGGTGGGGCCCCGATGGCAGGAATGTCGATGGGCAGCACAGATGGCGGGGGGATGTCCATGGCCCAGACCATGCCCTCGGGTGACCATCCCCTCGGCACGGACACCGGCGACGTCGTCTACCCCGCGCATCTGATCAACGGGCGACCACCGCAGGACCCCTTCGTCATCAGCACCGCTCCCGGCCGGCGGATCCGGCTGCGGCTCATCAACGCCGGCAGCGACACCGCCTACCGGTTCGCCATCGGGGGCCACCGCCTGACGGTGACCCACGCGGACGGGTATTCGGTGGTCCCGATCCAAGTCGACACGCTCATCGTTGGGATGGGTGAGCGCTACGACGTCGTCGTCACCGCAGGAGACGGCGCCTTCCCCGTCGTGGCGGTCGCTGAGGGGAAAGCGACAGCCGCCGGGTCAGCGGTCCTGCGAACCGCCTCTGGGGCGGTCCCGCCCGCGGACGCGCGCCCGACCGAGCTGAGCGGTCGCCTCCTTGCCTACTCCGATCTCGCCCCCACCGACGCATCGGCGATGGCGCCACGAACGCCTGACCGAACCCTCGAGCTCGCCCTGCAGATGGTCGATGGCGGCCGCAAGTGGTTCATCAACGGCGCCGGATACGGCAACCACCGCCCCCTGGACATCCGCGCCGGCGAGCGGGTCAGACTCCTCATGCGCAACGAGTCGATGATGTTCCACCCCATGCACATCCACGGCCACACCTTCGCCCTCATCGGCGCGACTGGACCCGGGATACGCAAGGACACGGTCAACGTGCTCCCGATGCAAACCGTCGCCGTGGACCTCCAGGCGGACAACCCGGGCCAGTGGGCCGTCCACTGCCACAACACCTACCACGCCGAGCTCGGCATGATGAGCGTGCTGTCCTACCTCGCCTGA